The genomic DNA AGGAGCGCGCGGCGCAGGATGTGTCGCTGCTCGGCGAGAGCAAGCAGGCGTTGAAGTTTATTCCCTGCACCGGGCATAGCCGCATTTATCTGCTGCAAATGGATGATGTGGCCTTTGTCAGCAGTCGGATGAGCGGGGTGTACGTCACCAGCGGCGAAGGAAAAGAAGGGTTTACCGAGCTGACGCTACGCACGCTGGAGAGCCGAACGCCGCTCATCCGCTGCCATCGCCAGCATCTGGTGAACATGGCGCATCTGAAGGAAATTCGTCTGGAAGACAACGGCCAGGCCGAACTGCTGCTGCGCAACGGGCAGACGGTGCCGGTGAGCCGGCGCTATTTAAAGACCCTGAAAGAGGCGCTGGGGCTGTAATTCGTGTAGAATCAGCCATCAAATTTTTTCATCACCACCGTCGAAGGCACTATGGTCAGTAACGATATTTTACGCAGCGTCCGCTACATCCTGAAAATGAACAACAACGATCTGGTGCGCATTTTCGCGCTGGGCGAAGCCGAAGTCACCGCTGAACAGCTGACGCCGTGGCTGCGCAAAGAGGATGAAGAAGGCTTCGTACGGTGCCCTGATATTATGCTGTCGTGCTTCCTGAACGGCCTGATTTACGAAAAGCGCGGTCGCGACGAGTCTGCGCCGGCGCTGGCGGTAGAACGCCGTATTAACAACAACATCATGCTGAAGAAACTGCGTATCGCGTTTGCGCTGAAAACCGACGATATTCTGGCTATCCTGACTCAGCAGCAGTTCCGCGTCTCTATGCCGGAAATCACCGCCATGATGCGCGCCCCTGACCACAAAAACTTCCGCGAATGCGGCGACCAGTTCCTGCGCTATTTCCTGCGCGGTCTGGCGATTCGCGAGCACGCGGTAAAATCATAACGCCGCCTTCGTAGGCCTGAGAAGCGAAGCGCCATCAGGCATTCCGGCGCACGTTGCTGCCGGATGGCGGCGGTGCCTTATCCGGCCTGCGATTTTACAAATGCGGGTGCTGCGGTCGTTGTCATAAAGACCCGATCGCGCTCCTATTTTACTTCTGTGAATCCGGATGCTTCAAATTGCTCCTGCGTCTTTTTCATGCTTAATCCCCTGGTGCCCGTTGTGCTGATGCCCGTTACTTTCTTCAGCATATCAAAATCGAGCTCATCGATATTCATCGTGACGGTCTCTTCAGCATAAGTATCGAAATACACGATTGCGTCCTCTAATCCTTTTATTTTTCGATATTCCTGCTGCATTGGGCTCATGTCTTTTTCGAATGCTTCTTTCGTCTTACCCGGGGTATCGGAATAATACATTCTATTTTTTGATATCTGCTTGAGTACTTTATCTCCCTTATAAATAAATGTGGTGGTTATTTCTACCTTATTGATCTTGTTTATAAAAACCTTCTTTTTTTCGGCGTTGTCGCACCCGCACAGACAGGTCAGTATCATCATGATGGCTGTTACCATCGGTATTATATTTTTAGTGCGCATTTTGTGTTCGGTAATAGAGGAATTGAGAGATATCAGATACTACATTGCGGTAATTTTGGGCGGAACAAAAAAGGCATAAAGGTGGATTTTTTCAGAATTCATAAATAAAAAACGCTGCCGAAGCAGCGTTTTTTTATGCAGTTTATTTCACCTGCTGGCCTGGTTGCGCACCGTCATCCGGGCTTAACAGGAAGATATCTTTGCCGCCAGGGCCTGCGGCCATCACCATCCCTTCCGAGATGCCGAAGCGCATTTTACGCGGTGCCAGGTTGGCCACCATCACGGTCAGGCGGCCAATCAACGGCTGTGGGTCCGGGTAAGCAGAGCGGATGCCGGAGAAGACGTTACGCTTCTCGCCGCCGAGATCCAGCGTCAGGCGCAGCAGCTTGTCGGAACCTTCCACGAACTCGGCGTTTTCAATCAGAGCCACGCGCAGGTCAACTTTGGCGAAATCATCAAAGGTGATGGTTTCCTGGATTGGATCATCCGCCAGCGGGCCGGTAGCCGGGGCTGCGGCTGCTTTCACTTCTTCTTTAGACGCTTCCACCAGCGCTTCCACCTGTTTCATTTCAATACGGTTATACAGCGCTTTGAAGGTGTTGATCTTATGACCCACCAGCGGCGCGTTGATCGCATCCCAGCTCAGCTCGGTGTTAAGGAACGCTTCGGTACGCGCGGCCAGCTCCGGCAGCACCGGCTTCAGCCAGGTCATCAGCACGCGGAACATATTCAGGCCCATGGTACAGATAGCCTGCAGGTCGGCATCGCGGCCTTCCTGTTTAGCGACAACCCACGGTGCCTGCTCGTCAACGTAGCGGTTAGCGACGTCGGCCAGCGCCATGATTTCACGAATCGCTTTACCGAATTCACGGCTGTCCCACGCTTCGCCAATGCTGGTTGCCGCGTCGGTGAAGGTTTTGTACAGCTCTGGGTCAGCCAGTTCAGCGGACAGCACGCCGTCGAAACGCTTAGCGATAAAGCCAGCGTTACGGGAAGCCAGGTTCACCACTTTGTTCACGATATCGGCGTTGACGCGCTGGATGAAATCTTCCAGGTTCAGGTCGATGTCGTCGATGCGGGAAGAGAGCTTCGCGGTGTAGTAGTAGCGCAGGCTGTCGGCATCGAAGTGTTTGAGCCAGGTGCTGGCTTTAATAAAGGTGCCGCGAGACTTGGACATCTTCGCGCCGTTCACCGTCACGTAGCCGTGCACGAACAGGTTGGTCGGCTTACGGAAGTTGCTGCCTTCCAGCATGGCAGGCCAGAACAGGCTGTGGAAGTAGACGATATCTTTGCCGATAAAGTGATACAGCTCGGCGGTAGAGTCTTTCTTCCAGTATTCATCGAAGCTGGTGGTGTCGCCGCGTTTGTCGCACAGGTTCTTGAAGGAGCCCATGTAGCCAATCGGCGCGTCCAGCCAG from Klebsiella sp. WP3-W18-ESBL-02 includes the following:
- the btsR gene encoding two-component system response regulator BtsR, producing MIKVLIVDDEPLARENLRVLLQTQQDLEIVGECANAVEAIGAVHRLHPDVLFLDIQMPRISGLEMVGMLDPEHRPYIVFLTAFDEYAVKAFEEHAFDYLLKPIEEKRLEKTLARLRQERAAQDVSLLGESKQALKFIPCTGHSRIYLLQMDDVAFVSSRMSGVYVTSGEGKEGFTELTLRTLESRTPLIRCHRQHLVNMAHLKEIRLEDNGQAELLLRNGQTVPVSRRYLKTLKEALGL
- a CDS encoding DUF1307 domain-containing protein, producing the protein MMILTCLCGCDNAEKKKVFINKINKVEITTTFIYKGDKVLKQISKNRMYYSDTPGKTKEAFEKDMSPMQQEYRKIKGLEDAIVYFDTYAEETVTMNIDELDFDMLKKVTGISTTGTRGLSMKKTQEQFEASGFTEVK
- a CDS encoding DUF1456 family protein, with amino-acid sequence MVSNDILRSVRYILKMNNNDLVRIFALGEAEVTAEQLTPWLRKEDEEGFVRCPDIMLSCFLNGLIYEKRGRDESAPALAVERRINNNIMLKKLRIAFALKTDDILAILTQQQFRVSMPEITAMMRAPDHKNFRECGDQFLRYFLRGLAIREHAVKS
- the metG gene encoding methionine--tRNA ligase, which translates into the protein MTQVAKKILVTCALPYANGSIHLGHMLEHIQADVWVRYQRMRGHEVNFICADDAHGTPIMLKAQQLGITPEQMIAEMSQEHQTDFAGFNISYDNYHSTHSDENRELSELIYGRLKENGFIKNRTISQLYDPEKGMFLPDRFVKGTCPKCKSPDQYGDNCEVCGATYSPTELIEPKSVVSGATPVMRESEHFFFDLPSFSEMLQAWTRSGALQEQVANKMQEWFESGLQQWDISRDAPYFGFEIPNAPGKYFYVWLDAPIGYMGSFKNLCDKRGDTTSFDEYWKKDSTAELYHFIGKDIVYFHSLFWPAMLEGSNFRKPTNLFVHGYVTVNGAKMSKSRGTFIKASTWLKHFDADSLRYYYTAKLSSRIDDIDLNLEDFIQRVNADIVNKVVNLASRNAGFIAKRFDGVLSAELADPELYKTFTDAATSIGEAWDSREFGKAIREIMALADVANRYVDEQAPWVVAKQEGRDADLQAICTMGLNMFRVLMTWLKPVLPELAARTEAFLNTELSWDAINAPLVGHKINTFKALYNRIEMKQVEALVEASKEEVKAAAAPATGPLADDPIQETITFDDFAKVDLRVALIENAEFVEGSDKLLRLTLDLGGEKRNVFSGIRSAYPDPQPLIGRLTVMVANLAPRKMRFGISEGMVMAAGPGGKDIFLLSPDDGAQPGQQVK